One part of the Raphanus sativus cultivar WK10039 chromosome 7, ASM80110v3, whole genome shotgun sequence genome encodes these proteins:
- the LOC108834090 gene encoding uncharacterized protein LOC108834090 isoform X1, with the protein MGESAVLFHSHSFAAPLSRHESHQKVYKFGLQDNTMHALSQSVSFGRFMTENLEWGKWSSFSHKKYVDEAEKYSQPGSVAQKKAFFDAHYKKIAEAKKAKAASDDSKQEQQQPESVAALLNTLETLTKDEVKEEEEEIGETELVLGGEEVVLSTEKDEVEPERTSVVVVLEQEDTVVDNSVIADDLQAVLEVLDENHTEDVELLKKISSVEEKEKERKSVTKNSPVSMDPSEAPEKAMELVVSQKISEKTITHSSMKKNKFSFLKLLMGNTKTQDQNPKRKSVKKPNKMFLCLCFNPEMVGETEGPNKTQRKNL; encoded by the exons ATGGGTGAATCTGCAGTTTTGTTTCATTCACATTCGTTCGCAGCTCCTCTTTCTCGTCATGAATCTCATCAG aaagtttacaaatttggGTTGCAGGATAATACTATGCATGCGCTTAGCCAATCAGTCTCCTTTGGTAGGTTCATGACAGAGAATCTTGAATGGGGAAAATGGTCAAGCTTCTCGCACAAGAAGTATGTCGATGAAGCTGAGAAATATTCTCAACCTGGATCTGTTGCTCAGAAGAAAGCTTTCTTTGACGCTCATTACAAGAAAATAGCTGAGGCAAAGAAAGCAAAAGCTGCTTCAGATGACTCAaaacaagaacaacaacaaccagAAAGTGTTGCGGCGTTGCTAAACACTTTGGAGACATTGACTAAAGATGaggttaaagaagaagaagaagagattggTGAAACAGAGTTAGTCCTGGGTGGTGAAGAGGTGGTTTTGAGTACTGAGAAAGATGAAGTAGAACCCGAAAGAACGAGTGTTGTTGTGGTCTTGGAACAAGAAGACACTGTGGTTGATAACTCTGTGATTGCAGATGATTTACAGGCTGTTCTTGAAGTGCTTGATGAGAATCACACAGAGGATGTAGAGTTGTTGAAGAAGATCTCTTCtgttgaagaaaaagaaaaagagagaaaatctgTTACCAAGAACTCACCGGTGTCTATGGATCCATCAGAAGCTCCAGAGAAAGCAATGGAGCTTGTTGTCTCACAGAAAATAAG TGAAAAAACAATAACTCATAGTTCCATGAAGAAGAACAAATTCAGTTTCTTGAA GCTTTTGATGGGAAACACTAAAACTCAAGATCAGAACCCAAAG AGAAAGTCCGTTAAGAAACCGAACAAAATGTTTCTATGTCTTTGCTTCAACCCTGAGATGGTGGGGGAAACAGAAGGGCCAAACAAAACACAGAGGAAGAATCTATGA
- the LOC108830591 gene encoding uncharacterized protein At4g26485-like produces the protein MEVQETKTLKQYSNKQKILLVGEGDFSFSLSLGRAFGSASNITASSLDNGVDVNRKYRYGKQNVEELERLGCTVIHSVNVHSMSSDNRLARYNRIVFNFPHSGLVRGFFESARKMLKDEDGEIHLTHKTTNPFSEWKIESLAQEKGLRLIRLMVFDQMAFPGYSNKKGSGSNCDSNFPIRSAVTFMFKK, from the exons ATGGAGGTTCAGGAAACTAAAACGTTAAAACAATATAGCAACAAGCAGAAAATACTTCTGGTTGGAGAAGGAgacttttcattttctttgtcTCTAGGCAGAGCCTTTGGTTCCGCCTCCAACATCACTGCGTCTTCCCTTGATAATGGAG TTGATGTTAATCGCAAGTACAGATATGGAAAGCAGAACGTGGAAGAGTTGGAGCGACTTGGATGCACTGTTATCCACAGTGTTAATGTCCACTCCATGAGCTCAGATAATCGCTTAGCTCGATACAACCGAATTGTCTTTAATTTTCCTCATTCAGGTCTTG TAAGAGGATTTTTCGAGAGTGCGAGAAAGATGTTGAAAGATGAGGATGGAGAAATTCATCTGACTCATAAGACAACAAACCCATTTAGTGAGTGGAAAATAGAGTCTCTTGCTCAAGAAAAAGGTTTGCGTCTAATCAGGTTGATGGTATTCGACCAAATGGCGTTTCCTGGTTACTCTAACAAGAAAGGAAGTGGAAGTAACTGTGACTCTAACTTTCCGATCCGGAGTGCAGTTACTTTCATGTTCAAGAAATAG
- the LOC108834090 gene encoding uncharacterized protein LOC108834090 isoform X2, which translates to MGESAVLFHSHSFAAPLSRHESHQDNTMHALSQSVSFGRFMTENLEWGKWSSFSHKKYVDEAEKYSQPGSVAQKKAFFDAHYKKIAEAKKAKAASDDSKQEQQQPESVAALLNTLETLTKDEVKEEEEEIGETELVLGGEEVVLSTEKDEVEPERTSVVVVLEQEDTVVDNSVIADDLQAVLEVLDENHTEDVELLKKISSVEEKEKERKSVTKNSPVSMDPSEAPEKAMELVVSQKISEKTITHSSMKKNKFSFLKLLMGNTKTQDQNPKRKSVKKPNKMFLCLCFNPEMVGETEGPNKTQRKNL; encoded by the exons ATGGGTGAATCTGCAGTTTTGTTTCATTCACATTCGTTCGCAGCTCCTCTTTCTCGTCATGAATCTCATCAG GATAATACTATGCATGCGCTTAGCCAATCAGTCTCCTTTGGTAGGTTCATGACAGAGAATCTTGAATGGGGAAAATGGTCAAGCTTCTCGCACAAGAAGTATGTCGATGAAGCTGAGAAATATTCTCAACCTGGATCTGTTGCTCAGAAGAAAGCTTTCTTTGACGCTCATTACAAGAAAATAGCTGAGGCAAAGAAAGCAAAAGCTGCTTCAGATGACTCAaaacaagaacaacaacaaccagAAAGTGTTGCGGCGTTGCTAAACACTTTGGAGACATTGACTAAAGATGaggttaaagaagaagaagaagagattggTGAAACAGAGTTAGTCCTGGGTGGTGAAGAGGTGGTTTTGAGTACTGAGAAAGATGAAGTAGAACCCGAAAGAACGAGTGTTGTTGTGGTCTTGGAACAAGAAGACACTGTGGTTGATAACTCTGTGATTGCAGATGATTTACAGGCTGTTCTTGAAGTGCTTGATGAGAATCACACAGAGGATGTAGAGTTGTTGAAGAAGATCTCTTCtgttgaagaaaaagaaaaagagagaaaatctgTTACCAAGAACTCACCGGTGTCTATGGATCCATCAGAAGCTCCAGAGAAAGCAATGGAGCTTGTTGTCTCACAGAAAATAAG TGAAAAAACAATAACTCATAGTTCCATGAAGAAGAACAAATTCAGTTTCTTGAA GCTTTTGATGGGAAACACTAAAACTCAAGATCAGAACCCAAAG AGAAAGTCCGTTAAGAAACCGAACAAAATGTTTCTATGTCTTTGCTTCAACCCTGAGATGGTGGGGGAAACAGAAGGGCCAAACAAAACACAGAGGAAGAATCTATGA